ACGTGCAGAATCCGCGCCACATCGAGGTGCAGATCATCGGCGACAGCCATGGCAATCTGCTCTCGCTGTGGGAGCGCGAATGCACGCTGCAACGCCGCCATCAGAAGGTGATCGAGGAGGCGCCGTCGCCGACCCTGAACGCTGCGCAGCGCGAGACGGTCTGCGAGGCCGCCCGCAAGGCTGCCGGTGCAGTCAACTATGTCGGCGCCGGCACTATCGAGTTCGTCTCCGACGGCAAGGACGTGTTCTTCATCGAGATGAACACCCGATTGCAGGTCGAGCATCCGGTCACGGAGCTGATCACCGGCGTCGATCTCGTGGAATGGCAGCTTCGCGTCGCGTTCGGCGAAGCGCTGCCGCTGAAGCAGAATGAGATCAGGTTGAACGGCCACGCCATCGAAGCGCGCGTCTACGCGGAGAATCCGCAGAAGAACTTCATGCCTTCGGTGGGCCGCATCAAGACCTGGCGGACTCCGCCGGACGGCGACGGACTGCGGATCGATGCCGGCTATCGCAGCGGCGACAATGTCTCGCCGTATTACGACGCGATGCTCGCCAAGGTGATCGCCTGGGCGCCGACGCGTGAAGGCGCGATCGAGAAGCTCAACCGTGGGCTTGAGCAGACCGACGTCCGCGGCATCGTCACCAACATCCCGTTCCTGTCGGCGCTGGTGACGCATCAGGCGACCAGGACCAATGCTATCGATACCGGCTTCATCGAGCGCGAGCTGAAAAACCTGACAGCGGGGCAGGGCGCGGCCGGCGATTTCGAACTGTGCGCGGCGGTGGCGGCGATCGTCGACGACGAGCAGAAGGCGGCGCGGCGCGAGGCCAACTCGCCCTGGCAGGCCTTCGGCTGGATGCCGGTCGGCCGCCGCCAGCGGGTGTTCTCGTTCAAGCAAGGCCATGAACCGCCGCAGACCATCACGCTGCACTATGGCAACGGTCCGTCGACGCTGTCGGTCGGCGGCCACGAGCTTGCCTTCGCGATCTCGTCATCCGGCGAGGATGGCTTCGACCTGACGCTCAACGGCCTCAAGTCGCGCGTTGCATCGGTCATCGAGGGCCACGAGCTTTATCTGCGTACCCGCAACGGCCGCTTCGACCTGCATTGGGTCGATCCGTTCGGCGGCGAAAGCGAGGAGCAGGTCGGCGAGGACAAGATCGTCGCGCCCTTGCCCGGCACCGTGGTGGCGCTGCTGGCCGAGGAGGGCGCGACGCTGGAGAAGGGCGCGCCGATCCTGACGCTGGAAGTGATGAAGATGGAGCAGACCCTGCGCGCGCCCTACGCCGGCGTGCTGAAGAAGCTCAAATGCAAGGTCGGCGATATCGTCGGCGAGGGTGTCGAGCTTGCGGAAGTGGAGCCTGCGGCTGCGTCATGAGCGATCAGGTCAAGATCATCGAGATGGGGCCGCGCGACGGCCTGCAGAATGAGAAGACGCCGGTCAGCGTCGCGGCGCGCATCGCCTTCGTCGAGGCGCTGGTGGCGGCGGGGCTCAATACCGTTGAGGTCGGCGCCTTCGTGTCGCCGAAGGCGATCCCGCAGATGGCGAGCTCCGACCAGGTGCTGTGCGGCGTCAGCCATATCAGGGATGCCGAATTCCACGTGCTGGTGCCGAACGAGAAGGGCTATGACGCCGCGCGCGCGGCCGGCGCCCGGGTGGTCTCGGTGTTCGCGGCGGCCTCCGAGGGCTTCTCACGCGCCAACATCAATTGCTCGATCGCGGAATCGATCGAGCGCTTCAAGCCGGTGCTGGCGCGTGCCAAGGCCGACGGCGTCAAGGTGCGTGGCTACGTCTCCTGCGTGCTCGGCTGCCCGTTCGACGGCGAGATCAAGCCGAAGGCGGTCGCCGACCTCGCGGTGACCCTGTGGGAGCTCGGCTGCTATGAGATCTCGCTCGGCGACACCATCGGTGTCGGCACGCCGCTCAAGGCCAGGGAGATGCTGCGCGCGGTCGGCGCCGAGCTTCCGGTCGCCAACCTTGCGATGCATTTCCACGACACCTACGGCCAGGCGCTCGCCAATCTCTATGCCGGCATGGAGGAGGGCGTCCGCGTCATCGATGCCGCCGCCGGCGGCCTCGGCGGCTGCCCCTACGCGCCCGGCGCCACCGGCAACGTCGCGACCGAGGATGTCGCCTACATGCTGGAAGGCATGGGCGTGACAACCGGCATCGACATGGACAAGCTGCTGGCCACGACGAACGAAGTTGCCACCTTGCTCGGCCGTCCGCCGGTGGGCCGTGTCGCCTCCGCGCTGAACGCGAAACGGAAGCGGCTCGGCGGCTCGTGAGCCTACGAGCGACGTCCGTCCGTCGCCATTGCGGGCATGCGCCAAGGCACGCTCCGGAATGACGGAAATCGGACGGGCTGCGACTTGACGCGGGGCCGCCCAATGGAACCCGCATTGCGGCGCACACGCCTTGTCATGGGGTTCCCGACCAAAATGCTCGAAAAGCATTCATGGCTTGGTGACTCAAAGGTGCTGAGGTGAGCGAGCTCGCAATTGCTCCAGGTGGCTCGCCATGTCCGGACAGGTGTCAGCTTCTCGTGGCCGAACGTTCTTGGCCGGAAAGATCGTTTTCAACTTCGGTCGGTCAGCGTTCGATTGCACGGTCCGGCAGCTCACCGATGCCGGGGCGACCGTGGAACTCGAAACCACGATCGGCATTCCCGACCACGTTCAGTTGTTGCTCGTCGGCACCAACCAGGTGAGGCCGTGCAAACGATTGTGGCAATCGGACCGGCAGCTCGGCCTCGCGTTTGAGGAGCAGCGGGCGAGCGCTGCAGCTTCGGCAGCCGCGCCGGCTTCCGCACCTGCGGGTCCCGCACCGTTCACCATTCCGGAGCGACGCAGCGGCGACATTCTGCGCGGGCACATGCTGGCGCTGCGCGCGGCGCTCGATCTGATCCCGGTCGGCATCCTGCTGCTGGATGCCGAACTGAAAGCCCTGTTCATCAACCGCGCGTTTCGGAACATGTGGGTGCTTCCGGACGCGGTTGCGGACCGCACCCCCAGCTTCACCGATCTGATGCGTCACGGTTGCAAGACCATGGCCTATGATCTGCCGGCCGAGCAGCTCGAAGCCTACCTTGCCGAACGCGTCCGCCTCGTGAGCATAGGGGACACAAACCCGATCGATCTCAGGCGCAGCAATGGTGATGTCATCCGATGTCAGTGCACGCCGCTGCCCGACGGCGGCCGGATGGTGAGCTACACGCCCGTAACCGACATCGTGCGCGCGTCGGACAAGCTGAAGGTGCTGACCGGGGCGCTCGAGAACGTGGAGGACGGCGTCGTGCTGCTCGATCGCGATCTCAATGCGGTGTTCCTCAATCGCAGGATGCGGGAATTCTGGGAGGTGAGCGAGGAGGAGGTCGCGCGGCATCCCGCCTATGTCACGCTGATCGCGCGCAATCGCCGGGCAGTCCCGACGGGCGCAACGGCGGAGCAGATCAAGGCCTTTCCGGCGAAGCGGATCGCGGAGATCAAGGCGGGCGACCACAAGCGCGACTTGCAGACGCCGGACGGCCGCAATATCCGGGTCCATTGCTCGACGATGGCAAATGGCGGCCGGATGCTGACCTTTGTCGACGTCACCGATCTTGTCCGCAATGCGCGACAGCTGGAGGTGCTCGCGACCACCGATCCACTCACTGGACTGTTCAACCGCAGGCACTTCCTCATGACGTTGGATGCGGAGTGGAGCCGGTTCCAGCGCTACTATCGTTCGGTCTCCGTCCTGATGGTCGATATCGATCACTTCAAGAGCATCAACGACCGGTTCGGCCACGCGATCGGTGACGAGGCGATCAAGGCGGTCGCCGAGATCTGCACGCGCGGCAAGCGCAAGTCGGACATTGTCGGCCGCATCGGAGGCGAGGAGTTCACGGTTCTGTTGCCGGAAACGACATTGTCGCGCGCCCGAACTGTTGCCGAGCGGATTCGCAGGCGGGTCGAAGGACTGACGTTGACGGCGGACGGCCGTCCGGTGTCCGTCACGGTGAGCATCGGCGTTGCCGAAGCCCTCACGAGCATGTCCGGGATAGACGCCCTGATGAAGGCCGCCGACGCCGCGCTCTACCAGGCCAAGGAAGGCGGCCGCAATCGGACGCAGTGCTGGCTGCCGCCGGCGCCGCCGAAGCTGGCGGCGGAGTAGGCCTGAGTTGCAGCTTGAACGAGCTTAGTAACATGACTGCAACTAAACAGCTACTTGGTCAGGCGCCCGTCAGGTTCCCATAAGGACTGATAATACATGGTTGCCTTACGGACACGATTGTTGCGTCGTTGCAACGGTGTCGGAACATTTAACCCTAAAAGCAGCCCATCCGTAGTCGCGCCGCTTTTTGGCCACACCCTGACATGAAAGGATATTCACCTAGCTGAATAGCCAGCGCTCCGACGACGGGACATTTTATCGGTTCCAGCGTTGATGGAGGAAGGGCGCAGGAAAAAGAGCGCCGGAACAGGGTCGCGATGGACGTCAAGACGAACATCAAGAGCAGGCTGCCCAGCCGTCACGTGACGGAGGGCCCCCAGCGCGCGCCGCATCGTTCCTATCTCTATGCGATGGGGCTGACGACAGCCCAGATTCATCAACCCTTTGTCGGCGTTGCTTCATGTTGGAATGAAGCGGCCCCCTGCAACATTTCGCTGATGCGCCAGGCGCAGGCGGTGAAGAAGGGCGTGGCTTCGGCCGGCGGTACACCGCGCGAATTCTGCACCATCACCGTGACCGATGGCATCGCCATGGGCCATGACGGCATGCGCTCGTCGCTGCCGTCGCGCGAATGCATCGCCGATTCGGTCGAGCTGACCGTCCGCGGCCACGCCTATGACGCGCTGGTCGGGCTCGCCGGCTGCGACAAATCGCTGCCGGGCATGATGATGGCGATGGTCCGTCTCAACGTGCCCTCGATCTTCATCTATGGCGGCTCGATCCTGCCGGGCAACTTCCGTGGCCAGCCGGTGACCGTGCAGGACATGTTCGAGGCGGTCGGCAAGCACTCGGTCGGCGCCATGTCGGACGAGGACCTCGACGAGATCGAGCGGGTGGCGTGCCCCTCGGCCGGCGCCTGCGGCGCCCAGTTCACCGCCAATACCATGGCGACTGTGTCCGAGGCGATCGGCCTCGCGCTGCCGTATTCGGCCGGGGCTCCGGCGCCGTATGAGATCCGCGACTCCTTCTGCGCCGCCGCCGGCGAGAAGGTGATGGAGCTGATCGAGAAAAACATCCGGCCCCGTGACATCGTCACCCGCGAAGCCCTTGAAAATGCTGCGGCCGTGGTTGCAGCCTCAGGTGGTTCGACCAATGCTGCGCTGCACCTGCCGGCGATCGCCCATGAGTGCGGCATCAAATTCAATTTGTTCGACGTTGCCGAAATCTTCAAAAAGACTCCTTACGTCGCGGATTTGAAGCCGGGCGGCCGTTATGTTGCCAAAGACATGTTTGAAGTAGGTGGCATTCCGCTGCTGATGAAGACGCTGCTCGACCATGGCCACCTGCACGGGAATTGCCTCACCGTCACTGGCCGAACGATCGCCGAAAACCTCAAAAGCGTGAAATGGAATCCGCACCAGGATGTGGTGCGGCCCGCCGACAATCCGATCACCGTCACAGGTGGCGTTGTCGGGCTGAAGGGTAATCTCGCTCCGGAGGGTGCGATCGTGAAGGTCGCGGGAATGTCCAACCTGAAGTTCACCGGTCCGGCCCGGTGCTTCGACCGCGAGGAAGACGCTTTCGAGGCGGTGCAGAAGCGCACCTACAAGGAAGGCGAAGTGATTGTGATCCGCTACGAGGGGCCGAAGGGCGGTCCCGGGATGCGGGAGATGCTGGCGACCACGGCGGCGCTGACCGGGCAGGGGATGGGGGGCAAGGTTGCCCTGATCACCGATGGCCGGTTCTCCGGCGCCACCCGTGGCTTCTGCATCGGACATATTGGACCTGAAGCGGCCGTCGGCGGGCCGATCGGGTTATTGCAGGACGGCGACATCATCGAGATCGATGCGGTCGCCGGCACACTTGACGTAAAATTGAGCGACGCCGAGCTCGCAAATCGTAAGACCAAATGGGCCCCTCGGGCGACTAACCACACATCTGGTGCGCTGTGGAAGTACGCCGAGCAAGTGGGGCCGGCGGTGGATGGCGCAGTCACCCATCCGGGTGGCGCGCACGAGAAACAGTGTTATGCGGACGTTTAGGCGTACGATTTTTGCGTTTGCGTTAGGGGCCATTCCGGTGGCGGGCCCTGGATTCGGATTCGACGGAGCCCCGGTCAACCCCCAGGATACCGTTCTGCCGGTGGTCGCGCCGCAGCCGGGCTCGGCGGCTGCGTTGAAGCGGGCCACGACGCCGGTTGCCCCGACGGCGACCGCGCCGACCTCGTCCTTCAGCACGCTGCAGTATCAGGCCGAGGGCGGCCACCCCGTGGCGCAGTGGAAGCTCGGCAAGATGTACGCCGAGGGCGACGGCGTGATCCAGGACGACATGCGCGCCTTCGAATATTTCAGCCGGATCGCCAATGCGCATGCCGAGGATTCACCGTCGGCGCCGCAAGCCTCGATCGTGGCCAACGCCTTTGTCGCGCTCGGCCGCTACTATCTGAACGGCATTCCCAATTCCAAGGTGAAGGCGGACACCGAGCGCGCGCGGGAGATGTTCTCCTATGCGGCGTCCTATTTCGGCAATGCCGACGCCCAGTACGACCTTGCCCGGCTGTATTTGAAGACGCCGGATGCATCGCGGGATGATTTCCGCTATGGCGCGCGCTGGCTGGGCCTTGCCGCCCAGAAGGGCCAGCATCAGGCGCAGGCGCTGCTTGGCCAGATGCTGTTCAACGGCGACCGGCTGCCGCCGCAGCGGGCGCGCGGCCTGATGTGGCTGACCCTGGCGCGCGACAGCGCCACGCCCGACGAGGCCTGGATCAAGGAAAGCTACAACCGGGCGATCGCCAAGGCGTCGGAAGACGACCGTGCGATGGCACTGCAGATGCTCGAGCACTGGGTGCAAGGTCGTCGCGATTAGAGGCCGCCGCGACTGAGATCGCGGGCGGCCCTTGGAACTCGCTCGGGGCTCAGGCGGTCTCGAAATCGAGATCGGCCCAGACCGGGACATGGTCGGACGGCTTCTCCCAGGCGCGGACATAGCTGTCGATGCCGACATCGATCAGCCGGTCGCTGGCCTGCGGCGACATCAGGAGATGGTCGATCCGCAGCCCCCAGTTCTTCTGCCAGGCGCCGGCCTGGTAATCCCAGAAGGTGTACTGGCCGGGCTCGTCATTGACTGCCCGCAGCGCATCCGTGAGGCCGAGGCCGAGCAGGGACTGGAAGGCCTCGCGGGTCGCCGGGCGGAACAGCGCGTCGTCGGCCCATGCGGCCGGATTGTAGACGTCGCGGGCCGCCGGGATGACATTGTAGTCGCCGGCCAGGATCAGCGGCTCCTCGGCCTTAAGCCGTTCCTTCGTGTACTCAAGAAGCCGCGACATCCATTTGAGCTTGTAGGGATATTTGTCGGTGTTCGCGGGATTGCCGTTGGGCAGGTAAAGGCATGCGACCCGTACCACGCCCTGTTTCAGCGTCACGACGCCTTCGAGGAAGCGGGCATGGGCGTCCTCGTCGTCGCCGGCGAGGCCCGATTTGGTCTCGTCGAACGGCAGCTTGGAGAGCAGCGCGACGCCGTTGAAGGTCTTCTGCCCGTGGGTGACGACATTATACCCGAGCGCCTCGACCTCGAGCCGAGGGAAAGCGTCATCGACGCATTTGATCTCCTGCAGGCAAACGATGTCCGGAGAGCACTCCTTCAGCCAGGCGACCAGCAGTTCGATCCGTTGCCGGACCGAGTTGACGTTCCAGGTGGCGATGCGAACTGTCATCGGAAGTCCCTTATTTCATGACGCTTTCGCGTCACTTGATGCCTAGACCAAGCGTTTGCGCATCTCGATGTGTGGGATGCCGGCTTCCTCGAACTCGTCGCCGCACCGTTCGAACCCGGCGCGCGCATAGAACGGCTCCGCGTGCGTCTGAGCGTTGAGGATCAGTTCGGGATAGCCGAGTTCTGCCGCCTTGGCCATCAGCGCGTCCAGTACTCGGGCGCCAACGCCCGTGCCACGTGCCGTTTCGAGCACGGCCATGCGGCCGATATGGCCGTCGGGGAGCAGCCGGCCGGTGGCAACGGGTGTGCCGTCATCGGTAAACGCCAGCGCATGCCAACTCGACGCGTCCATCTCGTCCCATTCCAGTTCGACCGGCACGCCCTGTTCTTCGACAAAGACTTTGTAACGGATGGCGCCGGAGCGTTCGCGGGCGTCTTCCCAAGTGCAGATCAGGACGGAGGTGGACATAGGGCGGCGATTGGCGGGCGCCCGAGGAGGCGCAGTATTTCACTTTCGTGGCATACCATATGCGGTCCGGCTGTGCTAACCCTCTCCGGAAACAAGGCGTAACAATTGCCGATGGGGGAGTCGCGAAGCGTCCCGCCTTCAAGGGAAGGGGCGGCGCACGTGCAAAATTATGAAAAAACGCAGTTTGGTTCTGACTGTCGCGGTCCTCGGCATTGCGGCCGGGGCGGCCTACATGATCCGCTCTTCGTGGATGGGCGGCGGTTCCGCAACCACGCAAGGGCCCCCGCGGCCGCGGGTAGTCTCGGTGGATCTGGCCAAGGCGGAACGCAGATCGGTGCCGGTCGATGTCGATGCGATCGGAACGGTCACGCCGATCTCCAGCGTGGCGCTGAAATCGCGGCTGGAGACCACCATCGTCTCGGTGCATTTCGAGGACGGCGCCAGGGTCAATGAGGGCGACCTGCTGTTCATGCTCGACGCGCGACAGATCGACGCCCAGATCGAGCAGGCCGAGGGTGTCCTAGCCCGCGACCAGGCCCAGCTCGAGGGCGCACAGCGCGACCAGCGCCGCTACACCGAACTGGTCGGCAAGGGCGCGACCACCCAGGTCAACCTCGACAACGCCAAGACCCAGTCCGACGTCCTGATCGGCACCATCAAGGCCGACCAGTTCGCGCTGGAAAATCTCCGCGTCCAGAAGAGCTACACCGTGATCCGGGCGCCGTTTGCGGGCCGGATCAGCGCCGCCAACGTCAAGGTCGGGAACTTCGTCCGTCCCGCCGATACGCAACCGCTCGCGATCATCAACCAGATGGCGCCGGTTTATGTCACCTTCGCAATCCCGCAGCGGGCGCTGGTCGATCTGCGCGACGCCATGGGAAAGGGTGATCCCAAGGTGATCGCGACCATTCCCGGCCACCAGCGCTCCGAAAGCGGCAAGGTCGCCATGGTCGAGAACGCCGTCGATGCAACCACCGGCATGGTGACCGTGCGCGGCGTCATGAACAATGCCAGCGAGACGCTGTGGCCGGGCACCATCGTGCAGACCAAGCTGATCATCCGCAGCGAGGACGCCGTCGTGGTGCCCACGGTCGCGGTGCAGCGCAGCCAGAACGGCAATTTCGTCTTCGTGGTCAGGGACGGCGTCGCCAAGGTCCAGCCCGTCAAGGTCGATCGCACGTTCCAGGGCTCGTCGGTGATCTCTGACGGACTGGCGGGCGATGAAAGCGTCGTCGTCGACGGCCAGCTGCTGCTGTCGGAGGGATCGCGGGTCGAGTTGCGGGCGCGCAAGGCCGGAGCCTGACCTATGACGCTGTCCGAGCTCTGCATCCGCCGCCCGGTCATGACGACGCTGATCACTGCGTCGATCATCGCCTTCGGCCTGTTCGGTTTCCGCCTGCTGCCGGTCTCGGCGCTGCCCAAGGTGGACTTCCCGACCATCGCAGTCACCGCGACCCTGCCGGGCGCCAGCGCCGACACCATGGCGGCCTCGGTTGCAGGGATCATCGAGCGTCAGCTCTCGACGATTGCCGGCATCTCCTCGATGTCCTCGAACTCGTCGCAGGGCACCAGCGTCATCACCATCCAGTTCGACCTCAACCGCAGCATCGATGCCGCGGCGCTCGACGTGCAGACGGCATTGACGATCGCGCAGCGCCGGCTGCCGATCGAGATGACGATCCCGCCGAGCTTCCGGAAGGTGAACCCGGCCGATTTCCCGGTGCTGTTCGTCTCGCTGGGGTCGGCGACGCTGCCGCTGTCGGCGGTCAACGAATACGGCGACATCACGATCGGGCAGGCGCTGTCGCAGCTGCCGGGGGTCGCGCAGGTCCTGATCTACGGCGCGCAGAAATTCGCGATCCGGGTCCAGGCCGATCCGGAGGCCGCGGCCGCCCGGGGCGTCTCGATGGAGGACATCCGCGCAGCGGTGTCGCGCGCCAATTCCTCCACCCCGGTCGGCACGCTGAACGGTCCCAAGCAGGACGTCGCGCTGCAGGCCTCCGGCCAGATGGACAAGGCGGCCGACTACCGCCAGATCTATGTCGCTTGGCGCAACGGTTCGCCGGTCCGACTCGACGAGATCGCCAAGGTCTATGACAGCGTCGAGAACGACAAGATCGCGACCTGGATGAACGACGAGCGCGCGATCGTGCTCGCGATCCAGAAACAGCCCGACGCCAACACCGTCGCCGTCGTCGACGCCGTTCTCGCAAAGCTGCCGTCGCTGCGCGCCGCGATCCCGCCCTCGGTAACGATGCAGGTGATGATGGACCGCTCGGTCTCGATCCGGCAGGCGGTCAGCGACGTCGAGGAGACCCTGCTGATCGCGATCGGGCTCGTCATCCTGGTGATTTTCCTGTTTCTGCGCTCGGCGTCGGCGACTTTCATTCCGGCGCTCGCGGTGCCGATCTCGCTGTTCGGCACCTGCGCTGCGATGTACGCGCTGGATTACTCCATCAACAACATGACGCTGCTGGCGCTGACGCTCTCGGTCGGCTTCGTGGTCGATGACGCCATCGTGATGCTGGAGAACATCGTCCGCCATATCGAGCATGGCATGAAGCCGTTCGAGGCGGCACTGAAGGGCGCCCGCGAGATCGGCTTCACCATCATCTCGATCACGTTCTCGCTGATTGCCGTGTTCATCCCGGTGCTGCTGATGGGCGGCATCGTCGGCCGCGTGTTCCGCGAATTCGCGGTCACGATCTCGGTCGCGATCATCGTCTCCGGCTTCGTGTCGCTGACCCTGACGCCGATGCTGTGCGCCCGCGTGCTGCGCGCGCATGATGCGACCAGGCGGCCGAACATCGCGCTGCGGGCGTTCGAGGCGATGTTCGAGGCCTGGCTGCGCGCCTATGAATGGGCACTGGACTGGGTGCTGGCCAAGAAGGCCTTGATGCTGGTGGTGACGCTCGCGACGCTCGGCGGCACAGTCTATCTCTACATGATCGTGCCGAAGGGCTTCTTCCCGCAGGAGGATACCGGCTTCCTGATCGGCGTGACGGAAGCCGCGACCGACACCTCGTTCGAGGCGATGAAGGTGCGCCAGCAGGCACTGGTCGACGTGCTCAGGACCGATCCGGCGATCGACTATGTCAATTCCACCGTCGGCTCCGGCGGTCCCAATTCGACCACCAATTACGGCCGGCTGTTCATTGCGCTGAAGCCGCAGAACACCCGCGACAACGCCGCTGTCGTGATCGGGCGGCTGCGCCAGAAGGCGCGCGAGATCCCGGGCATGCAGGCGTTCTTCCAGAGCGTCCAGAACCTCAACATCGGCGGCCGCATCTCCAAGAGCCAGTATCAATACGTGATGCAGAGCGGCGATACCGAGGCGCTGTACCGGCTGGCGCCTGAGATGCGCGACAAGATCGAGAAGATCCCGGGCCTGCTCGACGTCACCACCGACCTCTACATCAAGAACCCGCAGATGACAGTCGACATCGACCGCGAGAAG
The window above is part of the Bradyrhizobium sp. PSBB068 genome. Proteins encoded here:
- the ilvD gene encoding dihydroxy-acid dehydratase, which codes for MDVKTNIKSRLPSRHVTEGPQRAPHRSYLYAMGLTTAQIHQPFVGVASCWNEAAPCNISLMRQAQAVKKGVASAGGTPREFCTITVTDGIAMGHDGMRSSLPSRECIADSVELTVRGHAYDALVGLAGCDKSLPGMMMAMVRLNVPSIFIYGGSILPGNFRGQPVTVQDMFEAVGKHSVGAMSDEDLDEIERVACPSAGACGAQFTANTMATVSEAIGLALPYSAGAPAPYEIRDSFCAAAGEKVMELIEKNIRPRDIVTREALENAAAVVAASGGSTNAALHLPAIAHECGIKFNLFDVAEIFKKTPYVADLKPGGRYVAKDMFEVGGIPLLMKTLLDHGHLHGNCLTVTGRTIAENLKSVKWNPHQDVVRPADNPITVTGGVVGLKGNLAPEGAIVKVAGMSNLKFTGPARCFDREEDAFEAVQKRTYKEGEVIVIRYEGPKGGPGMREMLATTAALTGQGMGGKVALITDGRFSGATRGFCIGHIGPEAAVGGPIGLLQDGDIIEIDAVAGTLDVKLSDAELANRKTKWAPRATNHTSGALWKYAEQVGPAVDGAVTHPGGAHEKQCYADV
- a CDS encoding acetyl/propionyl/methylcrotonyl-CoA carboxylase subunit alpha, whose protein sequence is MDRSKLYRRFRTLLIANRGEIACRVIRSARAMGLRTVAVYSEADREAMHVALADEAVLLGPARARDSYLNIERVIAAAKQTGAEAVHPGYGFLSENAEFAQACLDAGLVFVGPTAGMMTAMGSKSGSKALMEKAGVPLVPGYHGEAQDEAILAEAANRIGFPVLVKASAGGGGRGMRVVNSAAELAAAITSAKREAKAAFGDDRMLIEKYVQNPRHIEVQIIGDSHGNLLSLWERECTLQRRHQKVIEEAPSPTLNAAQRETVCEAARKAAGAVNYVGAGTIEFVSDGKDVFFIEMNTRLQVEHPVTELITGVDLVEWQLRVAFGEALPLKQNEIRLNGHAIEARVYAENPQKNFMPSVGRIKTWRTPPDGDGLRIDAGYRSGDNVSPYYDAMLAKVIAWAPTREGAIEKLNRGLEQTDVRGIVTNIPFLSALVTHQATRTNAIDTGFIERELKNLTAGQGAAGDFELCAAVAAIVDDEQKAARREANSPWQAFGWMPVGRRQRVFSFKQGHEPPQTITLHYGNGPSTLSVGGHELAFAISSSGEDGFDLTLNGLKSRVASVIEGHELYLRTRNGRFDLHWVDPFGGESEEQVGEDKIVAPLPGTVVALLAEEGATLEKGAPILTLEVMKMEQTLRAPYAGVLKKLKCKVGDIVGEGVELAEVEPAAAS
- a CDS encoding diguanylate cyclase: MSGQVSASRGRTFLAGKIVFNFGRSAFDCTVRQLTDAGATVELETTIGIPDHVQLLLVGTNQVRPCKRLWQSDRQLGLAFEEQRASAAASAAAPASAPAGPAPFTIPERRSGDILRGHMLALRAALDLIPVGILLLDAELKALFINRAFRNMWVLPDAVADRTPSFTDLMRHGCKTMAYDLPAEQLEAYLAERVRLVSIGDTNPIDLRRSNGDVIRCQCTPLPDGGRMVSYTPVTDIVRASDKLKVLTGALENVEDGVVLLDRDLNAVFLNRRMREFWEVSEEEVARHPAYVTLIARNRRAVPTGATAEQIKAFPAKRIAEIKAGDHKRDLQTPDGRNIRVHCSTMANGGRMLTFVDVTDLVRNARQLEVLATTDPLTGLFNRRHFLMTLDAEWSRFQRYYRSVSVLMVDIDHFKSINDRFGHAIGDEAIKAVAEICTRGKRKSDIVGRIGGEEFTVLLPETTLSRARTVAERIRRRVEGLTLTADGRPVSVTVSIGVAEALTSMSGIDALMKAADAALYQAKEGGRNRTQCWLPPAPPKLAAE
- the xth gene encoding exodeoxyribonuclease III; translated protein: MTVRIATWNVNSVRQRIELLVAWLKECSPDIVCLQEIKCVDDAFPRLEVEALGYNVVTHGQKTFNGVALLSKLPFDETKSGLAGDDEDAHARFLEGVVTLKQGVVRVACLYLPNGNPANTDKYPYKLKWMSRLLEYTKERLKAEEPLILAGDYNVIPAARDVYNPAAWADDALFRPATREAFQSLLGLGLTDALRAVNDEPGQYTFWDYQAGAWQKNWGLRIDHLLMSPQASDRLIDVGIDSYVRAWEKPSDHVPVWADLDFETA
- a CDS encoding hydroxymethylglutaryl-CoA lyase, giving the protein MSDQVKIIEMGPRDGLQNEKTPVSVAARIAFVEALVAAGLNTVEVGAFVSPKAIPQMASSDQVLCGVSHIRDAEFHVLVPNEKGYDAARAAGARVVSVFAAASEGFSRANINCSIAESIERFKPVLARAKADGVKVRGYVSCVLGCPFDGEIKPKAVADLAVTLWELGCYEISLGDTIGVGTPLKAREMLRAVGAELPVANLAMHFHDTYGQALANLYAGMEEGVRVIDAAAGGLGGCPYAPGATGNVATEDVAYMLEGMGVTTGIDMDKLLATTNEVATLLGRPPVGRVASALNAKRKRLGGS
- a CDS encoding sel1 repeat family protein encodes the protein MRTFRRTIFAFALGAIPVAGPGFGFDGAPVNPQDTVLPVVAPQPGSAAALKRATTPVAPTATAPTSSFSTLQYQAEGGHPVAQWKLGKMYAEGDGVIQDDMRAFEYFSRIANAHAEDSPSAPQASIVANAFVALGRYYLNGIPNSKVKADTERAREMFSYAASYFGNADAQYDLARLYLKTPDASRDDFRYGARWLGLAAQKGQHQAQALLGQMLFNGDRLPPQRARGLMWLTLARDSATPDEAWIKESYNRAIAKASEDDRAMALQMLEHWVQGRRD
- a CDS encoding GNAT family N-acetyltransferase produces the protein MSTSVLICTWEDARERSGAIRYKVFVEEQGVPVELEWDEMDASSWHALAFTDDGTPVATGRLLPDGHIGRMAVLETARGTGVGARVLDALMAKAAELGYPELILNAQTHAEPFYARAGFERCGDEFEEAGIPHIEMRKRLV
- a CDS encoding efflux RND transporter periplasmic adaptor subunit, producing the protein MKKRSLVLTVAVLGIAAGAAYMIRSSWMGGGSATTQGPPRPRVVSVDLAKAERRSVPVDVDAIGTVTPISSVALKSRLETTIVSVHFEDGARVNEGDLLFMLDARQIDAQIEQAEGVLARDQAQLEGAQRDQRRYTELVGKGATTQVNLDNAKTQSDVLIGTIKADQFALENLRVQKSYTVIRAPFAGRISAANVKVGNFVRPADTQPLAIINQMAPVYVTFAIPQRALVDLRDAMGKGDPKVIATIPGHQRSESGKVAMVENAVDATTGMVTVRGVMNNASETLWPGTIVQTKLIIRSEDAVVVPTVAVQRSQNGNFVFVVRDGVAKVQPVKVDRTFQGSSVISDGLAGDESVVVDGQLLLSEGSRVELRARKAGA